Proteins found in one Labrus bergylta chromosome 8, fLabBer1.1, whole genome shotgun sequence genomic segment:
- the chd4b gene encoding chromodomain-helicase-DNA-binding protein 4 isoform X5: MSGSEDEREDFGPADEHSLLHGEEEQQQQQQQEDAVSDVDEVPKSKKKKKGKKSSRESRSSKRQRPIREELPVSSPERLIGVEAAERDAEEGGVRSESEGSDYAPGRKKKKRSSSAKEKKKGSAAAEKGGSSNSKSKRKDPEPEEDEDDDDDCQPKSSTQLLEAWGMKDIDHVFTQEDYSSLTNYKSFSQFVRPLIAAKNPKIAVSKMMTLMMAKWREFSTNNPLKGCASANAALAAANVAAAVENMVVAGTDGVAETSAAGSPTLAPAPAPAPAPAPAPAPAPTPAAPPAAPAPPLRKAKTKEGKGPNARKKSKPTPKPQPKPKPKKVAPLKIKLGGLNSKRKRSSSDEDEPDVDSDFDDGSFSVSDGSNRSSRPKKKPKSAKKKKKVETEDGDGYETDHQDYCEVCQQGGEIILCDTCPRAYHMVCLDPDMEKAPEGKWSCPHCEKEGIQWEARDELSEAEGEDEEDRRDDGVEEEDDHHIEFCRVCKDGGELLCCDTCPSSYHIHCLNPPLPEIPNGEWICPRCKCPPMKGKVQKVLTWRWGEPPASTPVPRPADLSADAPDPPPLAGRREREFFVKWCNMSYWHCSWVLELQLELNCQVMFRNYQRKTDMDEPPPVDFGGEGDDGKSTKRKNKDPLFVHMEEEFYRYGVKMEWLMIHRVLNHSVDKKNNVHYLIKWRDLAYDQSTWESEDMDIPEFDTYKQTYWNHRELMMGEEGRPGKKLKKTVKVKKADRPPANPVVDPTSKFDRQPEYLDSTGGTLHPYQLEGLNWLRFSWAQATDTILADEMGLGKTVQTAVFLYSLYKEGHSKGPFLVSAPLSTIINWEREFEMWAPDMYVVTYVGDKDSRAVIRENEFSFEGNAIRGGKKASKMKKDSTVKFHVLLTSYELITIDQAVLGSIEWACLVVDEAHRLKNNQSKFFRVLNNYPLQHKLLLTGTPLQNNLEELFHLLNFLTPERFHNLEGFLEEFADIAKEDQIKKLHDMLGPHMLRRLKADVFKHMPSKTELIVRVELSPMQKKYYKFILTRNFEALNIRGGGNQVSLLNVVMDLKKCCNHPYLFPAAATEAPKLPNGMYEGNALTKSSGKLTLLQKMMRKLKEGGHRVLVFSQMTKMLDLLEDFLENEGYKYERIDGGVTGNMRQEAIDRFNAPGAPQFAFLLSTRAGGLGINLASADTVIIYDSDWNPHNDIQAFSRAHRIGQNRKVMIYRFVTKASVEERITQVAKKKMMLTHLVVRPGLGSKTGSMSKQELDDILKFGTEELFKDELGEGDNKEDDSSVIHYDDQAIDRLLDRNQDATDDTELQSMNEYLSSFKVAQYVVKDEDDEEEEVEREVIKQEESVDPDYWEKLLRHHYEQQQEDLARNLGKGKRTRKPVNYNDGSQEDRGIRQDWQEDQSDNQSDYSVASEEGDEDFDERSEANARRPNRKGLRNDRDKPLPPLLARVGGNIEVLGFNSRQRKAFLNAVMRYGMPPQDAFTNQWLVRDLRGKSEKEFKAYVSLFMRHLCEPGADGAETFADGVPREGLSRQHVLTRIGVMSLIRKKVQEFEHVNGQWSMPWMAELEENKRAAALAAGEDPKTPSTGTPADTQPNTPVPEDLTKSEDKEDLKKEAEDVRGVKKADDPEIIEIPDDSEKSPVLEKKEGEGDSFEVTEDKEKETGNGDEGKGKEAENAEKEEKDKTSGTEKDGPAEVKGEGLEGKDSDEDKSKAEEGKEEKMDTSSPTEEKKEQKEEKDCLKTDESGKLQNGENTKEGGTAAPVVNVSEEKKKATKQRFMFNIADGGFTELHSLWQNEERAATVTKKTFEIWHRRHDYWLLAGIIQHGYARWQDVQNDVRFAILNEPFKGEMSRGNFLEIKNKFLARRFKLLEQALVIEEQLRRAAYLNMTEDPAHPSMALNTRFSEVECLAESHQHLSKESMSGNKPANAVLHKGETWKKPSSQTAGGTAERHEG, translated from the exons ATGTCGGGCAGCGAGGATGAGAGGGAGGACTTCGGACCTGCGGACGAGCACTCACTTCTTCACG gtgaggaggagcagcagcagcagcagcagcaggaggatgcTGTGTCTGACGTAGACGAGGTACCCAAgtcgaagaagaagaagaaaggtaaAAAGAGCAGCCGAGAGAGCAGGAGCAGCAAAAGGCAAAGACCCATCAGAGAG GAGTTGCCCGTCAGCTCCCCAGAGCGCCTGATTGGAGtagaagcagcagagagagatgcagaggagggaggtgtgcggTCAGAGAGTGAAGGAAGTGATTATGCCCCggggaggaaaaagaagaagcgCTCCAGCTCTGCcaaggaaaagaagaaaggaagtgcagcagcagagaaaggAGGCTCGTCTAACTCTAAAAGCAAACGGAAAGATCCAGAACcagaagaagacgaggatgATGACGATGATTGCCAG cctaaAAGCTCGACACAACTACTGGAGGCCTGGGGCATGAAAGACATTGACCATGTGTTTACTCAGGAAGACTACAGCTCCCTCACCAACTACAAGTCCTTCAGCCAGTTTGTTAG GCCATTAATTGCAGCCAAGAACCCCAAAATTGCTGTCTCCAAGATGATGACTTTAATGATGGCCAAGTGGAGAGAATTCAGCACCAACAACCCTCTGAAG GGTTGTGCCTCTGCCAATGCAGCCTTGGCAGCTGCCAATGTGGCTGCAGCTGTTGagaacatggtggtggcagggACAGACGGAGTGGCAGAAACCAGTGCTGCTGGTTCACCCACACTCGCCCCTGCCCCTGCCCCTGCCCCTGCCCCTGCCCCTGCCCCTGCCCCCGCCCCAACACCTGCTGCTCCTCCAGCAGCCCCTGCACCACCACTCCGCAAAGCCAAGACCAAAGAGGGCAAAG GTCCAAACGCACGCAAGAAGTCGAAGCCAACGCCTAAACCTCAGCCGAAGCCCAAACCTAAGAAGGTGGCTCCACTTAAGATCAAACTAGGGGGACTCAACAGCAAGAGGAAGCGCTCCTCT AGCGATGAAGATGAACCCGATGTTGACAGTGACTTTGACGATGGGAGTTTCTCCGTGTCGGATGGCTCAAACCGAAGCAGTCGTCCAAAGAAGAAACCCAAGAGtgccaagaaaaagaagaaag TGGAAACAGAGGACGGCGATGGCTACGAGACAGACCACCAGGACTACTGTGAGGTGTGCCAGCAGGGTGGAGAGATCATTTTGTGTGACACCTGTCCACGTGCGTACCACATGGTCTGCCTGGACCCTGACATGGAGAAAGCACCTGAGGGCAAGTGGAGCTGCCCACACTGC GAGAAGGAAGGGATCCAGTGGGAGGCCAGGGATGAACTCTCTGAGGCTGAaggggaggatgaggaagacAGGAGGGACGATGGggtggaggaagaagatgaCCACCACATTGAGTTCTGCAGGGTGTGCAAGGATGGAGGGGAGCTGCTTTGCTGTGACACCTGCCCCTCCTCCTACCACATCCACTGCCTCAACCCTCCTCTACCGGAAATCCCCAATGGAGAATGGATCTGCCCCCGCTGCAAG TGTCCACCGATGAAGGGCAAAGTCCAGAAGGTTTTAACATGGCGATGGGGGGAACCGCCAGCTTCCACGCCTGTCCCTCGGCCTGCTGACCTTTCTGCTGATGCTCCTGATCCCCCACCGCTTGCAGGCCGCAGGGAGAGGGAGTTCTTTGTCAAATGGTGCAATATGTCCTACTGGCACTGCTCATGGGTGCTGGAGCTTCAG TTGGAGCTGAACTGCCAGGTAATGTTCCGTAACTACCAGAGAAAGACCGACATGGACGAACCACCACCTGTGGATTTTGGAGGTGAAGGTGATGATGGCAAAAGCACCAAGAGGAAGAACAAGGATCCTCTTTTTGTCCACATGGAGGAGGAGTTTTATCGCTATGGAGTCAAGATGGAGTGGCTGATGATCCACCGCGTCCTCAACCACAG TGTTGATAAAAAGAACAACGTGCATTACTTAATCAAGTGGAGGGATCTAGCCTATGACCAGTCAACCTGGGAGAGTGAGGACATGGATATCCCAGAGTTTGACACCTACAAACAGACTTACTGGAATCACAG agagtTGATGATGGGTGAAGAGGGCAGACCTGGTAAAAAGTTGAAGAAGACAGTCAAGGTGAAGAAAGCTGATCGACCACCAGCTAATCCAGTTGTAGAT CCCACCAGCAAGTTCGATAGACAGCCGGAATACCTGGACAGCACAGGAGGAACTCTGCATCCGTACCAGCTGGAGGGGTTGAACTGGCTGCGGTTTTCATGGGCTCAGGCCACAGACACCATCCTGGCTGATGAGATGGGGTTAGGCAAGACTGTGCAGACTGCTGTCTTCCTTTACTCTTTGTACAAAGAG GGTCACTCCAAAGGGCCCTTCCTTGTCAGTGCTCCCCTGTCCACCATCATAAACTGGGAGAGAGAGTTTGAGATGTGGGCTCCGGACATGTATGTGGTGACCTACGTTGGGGACAAAGACAGCAGGGCTGTCATCAGAGAGAACGAGTTCTCCTTTGAGGGAAATGCCATCAGAGGTGGGAAAAAGGCATCCAAGATGAAG AAAGACTCAACAGTCAAGTTCCACGTCCTGCTGACATCCTATGAGTTGATCACCATTGACCAGGCTGTGCTGGGATCCATTGAGTGGGCCTGTCTGGTTGTGGATGAGGCTCACAGACTCAAAAACAACCAGTCCAAG TTCTTCAGAGTGTTGAACAACTACCCGCTGCAACACAAGCTGCTTCTGACTGGCACGCCTCTCCAGAACAACCTGGAGGAGCTCTTCCACTTGCTGAACTTCTTAACACCAGAGAGATTCCA CAACCTGGAAGGGTTTCTGGAGGAGTTTGCAGACATTGCCAAAGAGGACCAGATCAAGAAGCTCCATGACATGTTGGGACCACACATgctcaggaggcttaaggcagatgttttcaaacacatgccttcaaagactgagctcatTGTGAGAGTGGAGTTAAGCCCCATGCAGAA GAAATACTACAAGTTCATTCTTACTCGTAATTTTGAGGCTCTGAACATCCGTGGAGGAGGAAACCAAGTCTCTTTGCTCAATGTGGTGATGGACCTGAAAAAGTGCTGTAATCACCCCTACCTCTTTCCTGCAGCTGCTACA GAGGCACCAAAACTTCCAAATGGCATGTATGAAGGAAACGCTCTGACCAAGTCTTCAGGGAAGCTGACGCTGCTGCAGAAGATGATGAGGAAGCTGAAGGAAGGAGGCCACAGAGTTCTAGTCTTCTCACAGATGACCAAGATGCTGGACCTGCTTGAGGACTTCCTGGAGAACGAGGGATACAAATATGAGAGAATTGATGGAGGAGTCACTGGCAACATGAGGCAGGAGGCCATCGACCGCTTTAATG CTCCTGGTGCTCCACAGTTTGCTTTCCTCCTCTCTACCAGAGCTGGAGGCTTGGGCATTAATCTTGCCTCTGCTGACACTGTCATCATCTATGACTCTGACTGGAACCCCCACAATGACATCCAG GCTTTCAGCAGAGCTCACCGTATTGGgcaaaacagaaaagtgatgATTTATCGCTTCGTTACCAAAGcctctgtggaggagaggatCACACAG GTGGCCAAGAAGAAGATGATGCTCACCCATCTGGTGGTGCGTCCTGGTCTGGGCTCAAAGACAGGCTCCATGTCCAAGCAGGAGCTCGATGACATCCTCAAGTTTGGAACTGAGGAGTTGTTTAAGGATGAACTCGGAGAAG GGGACAACAAGGAAGATGACAGCAGTGTGATCCACTACGATGACCAGGCAATCGACCGTTTGCTGGACAGGAACCAGGACGCCACTGATGACACTGAGCTTCAGAGCATGAACGAATACCTCAGCTCCTTTAAAGTGGCCCAGTATGTGGTCAAAGATGAAGACGATGAG gaggaggaggtggaaagAGAGGTGATTAAGCAGGAGGAAAGTGTTGATCCTGACTATTGGGAGAAGCTGCTTCGTCACCACtacgagcagcagcaggaggaccTCGCCCGAAATCTGGGCAAAGGCAAAAGAACTCGAAAGCCAGTCAACTACAATGACGGTTCCCAGGAGGACCGAGGTATAAGACAGG ACTGGCAGGAGGATCAGTCTGATAACCAGTCTGATTATTCGGTGGCTTCAGAGGAGGGAGACGAGGACTTTGATGAACGGAGTGAAG cTAACGCCCGCAGACCAAACCGCAAAGGGCTAAGGAACGATCGGGACAAACCACTACCTCCGTTGTTGGCCAGAGTGGGCGGCAACATTGAG GTTTTGGGCTTCAACTCAAGGCAGAGAAAGGCTTTCCTGAATGCAGTGATGCGTTATGGGATGCCTCCCCAGGATGCTTTTACCAACCAGTGGCTGGTCAGGGACCTCAGAGGGAAGTCTGAGAAGGAATTCAA GGCCTACGTGTCTCTGTTCATGCGTCACCTTTGTGAGCCTGGGGCTGATGGAGCTGAGACCTTTGCAGATGGCGTCCCGCGTGAGGGGCTTTCCAGGCAGCATGTGCTTACCCGTATtggtgtgatgtcactgataaGGAAAAAG GTGCAGGAGTTTGAGCATGTGAACGGTCAGTGGTCGATGCCATGGATGGCCGAgctggaggaaaacaaaagagctGCAGCTTTGGCAGCAGGTGAAGACCCAAAGACTCCTTCTACTGGGacccctgcagacacacagcccAACACTCCTGTCCCAG AGGATTTGACAAAATCAGAGGACAAAGAAGACCTGAAGAAGGAGGCTGAGGATGTCAGAGGAGTCAAAAAGGCAGATGATCCGGAG ATTATTGAAATCCCAGATGACTCTGAAAAATCTCCTGTCcttgaaaagaaagaaggagagggcGACTCCTTTGAAGTGACAGAGGAtaaagagaaggagacaggaAATGGAGACGAAGGAAAGGGGAAGGAGGCTGAAAACGcggagaaggaagagaaggacaagacTTCAGGAACTGAGAAAGATGGTCCTGCTGAGGTCAAAGGAGAAGGTTTGGAGGGCAAGGACTCAGATGAGGACAAGTCTAAAG CTGAGGAgggaaaagaagagaagatggACACAAGTTCaccaacagaggagaagaaag agcaaaaagaggagaaggattGTTTGAAAACAGACGAGTCTGGTAAACTGCAGAACGGAGAAAACACCAAAGAAGGAGGAACAGCTGCTCCCGTGGTTAACGTCAGcgaggagaagaaaaaagccACCAAGCAGAGGTTCATGTTTAACATTGCTGATGGAGGATtcacag AGCTTCACTCTCTGTGGCAGAATGAAGAGCGGGCGGCCACtgtcaccaagaaaacatttgaGATATGGCACCGTCGCCATGACTACTGGCTGCTGGCTGGAATCATACA ACACGGCTATGCTCGGTGGCAGGATGTGCAGAACGATGTGAGGTTTGCCATTCTCAATGAGCCTTTCAAAGGGGAGATGAGCAGAGGCAACTTCCTGGAGATCAAGAACAAGTTTCTAGCTCGCAGGTTCAAG TTATTAGAGCAGGCGTTAGTGATCGAGGAGCAGTTGCGCAGAGCAGCTTACCTCAACATGACAGAGGACCCGGCCCACCCGTCCATGGCCCTCAACACTCGCTTCAGTGAAGTGGAGTGTCTTGCTGAGTCCCACCAACACCTCAGCAAGGAGTCCATGTCTGGAAACAAACCTGCCAATGCAGTCCTGCATAAAGGTGAGACATGGAAAAAACCAAG TTCTCAAACAGCTGGAGGAACTGCTGAGCGACATGAAGGCTGA